Within Dysgonomonas sp. HDW5A, the genomic segment GCATGTCACGAACGCATACATATCAACTTAAGCAAAGCATTAGCATTAAAAGCATTAGCGAATGTAAATAATCATCACAATTTTGCATGGAGAGAAGAGATAGCTCCGAACAAATATGCGATAGTGCATCGTAAAGGTGCTACTCCTGCGGGAAAAGGCGTTGCGGGATTTATTCCGGGAAGCATGGCAACACCGGGTTATCTGGTAAGCGGAAAAGGAATCGCAGATTCGTTAAACTCTGCGTCACATGGAGCAGGACGGGCTATGTCGAGACAAAAGGCAAAAGAACAATTTACACAATCGGCTTTAAAGAAATTACTCACACAAAACGGAGTAACGCTTATAGACGGCAGTGTGGAAGAAATACCTTTGGCTTATAAAGATATTGACAAGGTAATGCCTGCTCAGGAGTCGTTAGTGGATATTCATGGCAGGTTTATGCCACGGATAGTTAGAATGAATAAAGAATAAAAACAATGAAAATTACAGATAAAATATTAGTTATAGACCTTGAAGCCACTTGTTGGAAAAGCAATGAGTCGAGAGGTCAGACAAGCGAAATTATAGAGATTGGCATTTGTGTACTCAATACAAAAGATGGCAGTATATCTCAAAACAAAGGGATTATGGTAAAACCAAAACACTCTACTATCAGTCCTTTTTGTACAGAGCTGACCACTATCACGCAAGGCTTGATAGATGAACAGGGCATATCTCTTTCTGATGCCTGCAAAATTTTAAGAGAAGAGTATGACGCATATTCCTACACTTGGGCTAGCTATGGTAGATATGATTTGAAGATGATGAAGTCTGAATGTTTGCACAAAGGGGTGGATTATCCTTTATGCCAAGATCATATAAATGTAAAGGAATTATTTACAGAAGCGAGAGAAATAAACAAAAAGGTAGGTATGAAGGTGCATTACAAATATTGGGTTTACCCTTCGAAGGAACTCATCATAGAGGTGTTGATGATGCCAAAAACATAGCAAAGATCCTGTATTGGTGTATAACAAATATGAAGAATGAGCAATAAGATATACTTGCAAATAACCTCTGGACGAGGTCCTGCCGAATGTTGCCACGTGGTCGCTCTTGTTTTGGAGCGAATAATGGCTCAGGCAAAAAAGAAGGGACTTAATACCGAAGTGTTGGAAAGAGAACAGGGTGTGATCAATCGCACCTTGTTTTCGGCAACACTTTCGATAGAAGGTAAAGGGTGTGAAGATATAGCAAAGGAATGGGAAGGTACAATTCAATGGATTGCTCAAAGCCCCTACCGAATTTATCATAAACGCAAGAATTGGTTCATCGGAGTAAATACCTTCACAGTACCCGATATAAAAGATGCCAACGAAAAGGAAATTGAATATCAGACCCTTCGTGCATCTGGTCCCGGTGGACAGCATGTCAATAAAACTGAATCGGCGGTGAGAGCAACTCACACTCCTTCGGGATTGAATGTTACAGCTTCCGATCAGCGTTCGCAATTACAGAATAAAAAACTGGCTACCGAACGGCTGTTAATTAAATTGGCTGCTTGGAATATAGAACAGAGTATGCAGGCAGCTCAAGAGAATTGGAATAATCATAATAACTTGCAACGGGGAAATGCTGTGAAAGTAATAAAGGAATCGTTGAAGTGAAATTTAAGAAACAAAAAATGACAGAAGAACATAAAAAACGGATCGGTAAATTCTTAAGCCTTGTACTCAGGCACGATCCTCAAAAGATAGGCTTAGAACTTGACCAACAGGGTTGGGCAAATGTGCACGAACTTATTGAAAAGTGTAAAAAGCATCGATACCATTTCTCTATGGAAGAATTGGAAGAGATAGTGGATACAAATAATAAGAGACGTTATTCGTTCAACGAAAAGAAGAATAAAATCAGGGCTAATCAGGGACATTCGATAGATATAGATTTGGCTTTATCTCCGGTCACACCTCCCGAATTTCTGTATCATGGAACAGCTACACGATTTCTTCCTTCTATAATGAACGAAGGAATCATAAAAGGTAGCCGTCAGCATGTTCATTTAAGCAGTGATAAGGAAACGGCGGAAAAAGTCGGTTCTAGGCATGGAAAAGTTTGCATCTTAACTATTATGACAGGAAAGATGCACGAAGATGGCATCTTGTTTTACTGCTCTGATAATGGCGTATGGCTCACTGACTTTGTGGATGTAAAATATATATCGAAATAGTAAGGAATAACATATTAATAAAATAGAAATCATGTAATTGTCAGTGTGTATATGAGATTTGAATCTCAACTGCAGCCTGTAAATATAAATTTACAAGGCTTATAATTCATATTTTTATAAACGAAACAATTACAATTATGTTATCACAAAAATATGGTCGTACATATCATTACCCCTTTTCGCCGGGGACGACAAGCGACGACCGCATCAATCATACATACTGGGAAGATATCCGAAAAATAGAAACACTTGTACATACCGAAAAGCTAGATGGCGAAAACAACTGCCTCAACCAATTCGGTGTATTTGCCCGATCACATGCAGCACCCTCGACCTCTCCGTGGACGAATCAAATTCGTGAACGCTGGGAGTTCATAAAGCACGATTTGGGCGATATAGAATTATTCGGAGAAAACTTATATGCTATCCACTCCATTGAATATAAACAGATAGAAGATTATTACTTTATCTTCGCTGTGCGATGTGTAGACAAGTGGCTCTCGTGGGAAGAGGTAAAATTCTATGCTGCAATGTTTGATTTTCCGACAGTTCCCGAATTGAAAATAGAAACTGTCAAAGATTTGTCTGAAAATATGCTCAAACAACAAATATTGAATTGGGCAGAGGAGCCAAGTGTTTTCGATTCGATTAATCCGTTTACACATGAAGTATGTACACGAGAAGGAGTCGTTAGTCGTAACATTGGAGAATATCCCGTGGACGATTTTGCTCATAATGTCTTCAAATATGTACGCAAAGGTCATGTAAAAACAGACGAACACTGGACAAGAAACTGGAAACGGGCAAAACTGGTTTGGGAAACAAGCAATAAAAAGGAGGAAGAGAAATGATTTGGCAACTAACACAAAATAAAGAATGGAATGCTCTCGAAAAACAATTTTCGTGGGTAACTGATATGAGATATGTAGAACAGCATCGTATACATCATTCTGAGGGAAATGTGGCTGTACATACACAGATGGTAATAGGGCAACTACTAAAATCGGACGAATATCAGAAGCTGGACAAACAGTCTCAGGAAATACTCTGGGCAAGTGCTTTATTGCATGATATCGAAAAGCGGTCTACTTCGGTAGATGAAGGCAATGGTATTATCTCTGCAAACGGGCATGCCCGTCGAGGGGAATATACAACACGTAGTCTATTGTTTAGAGAGATACCGACACCGTTTTATATCCGAGAGCAAATAGCTTCTTTGGTCCGCTTCCATGGTTTGCCTCTTTGGCTGATGGAAAAACCTGATCCACTAAAAAAAATAGTTGAAGTAGCGTGCCGATTAAACACCAAAGACTTGAAACTATTGGCAGAAGCCGATGCCCGGGGACGGATTTGCGATGATCCGGATGCTCTTCTGTATTCATTGGATATGTTTGAGTTGTTCTGTAAAGAACAAGATTGTTGGGGAGTATCAAAAGAGTTTGCAAGTCCTAGTGCTCGTTTTCACTATTTCAATACGGACAACAGCTATATTGATTATGTTCCGTTTGATAATTTCAAATGTGAGGTTACCATGCTGTCGGGATTGCCGGGTATGGGTAAAGATCATTATATACAAACTTTAGGTAAAGAGACTCCTGTTGTTAGTCTGGATGCTATCCGTCGTAAGTACAAAATAAGTCCGACTGACAAATCGGGAAACGGATGGGTGGTGCAAACAGCAAAAGAAGAGGCTCGTACTTATTTAAGGAAAGGACAGGACTTTGTTTGGAATGCAACCAATATTACTCAGCAGATGCGTTCGCAGTTGATTGATTTGTTTGTGTCTTATGGTGCTAAAGTCAAAATTGTGTATGTCGAAAAAACGTATAGTGTATGGTTAAATCAGAATAAGAATAGGGATTATCCTCTACCAGAATCGGTTCTTGATAAAATGCTTGCAAAATTAGAAATACCGCAATTGACGGAGGCTCATGAAGTAAAGTATATAGTTGACAAGTAAAAATTAAGTACGCTTTTTTAGCGTGCTTTTTATTTCCCATATTTTATCGTAAAAAATACGCAAACTATTTTTTAGCCTAAAAATATTTCCCTTTCTTTGTTTACGTAAATAATACATAAATATAAAGATGGAACAACAAGGGAAATATATATATGAATATCCTCGTCCGGCAGTAACAACAGACTGTGTTATATTCGGTTTCGATAAAGGAGAATTAAAAGTATTATTAATTGAGAGAGGTATTAAGCCTTATTCAGGTAAATGGGCTTTACCCGGAGGTTTTATCGATATGGATGAAGATTCTGAAACTTGTGCCAAACGTAAACTTGTGCAAGAAACCGGACTTGAAAATATTTACATGGAACAGTTGTATACATTTTCTGCTGTTGAAAGAGATCCTCGTTATCGTGTGATTAGTATTGCTTATTATGCTTTGGTAAACTTGTCCGATTATAATGCACAGGCTGGAACGGATACTACCTGTGTAAAATGGTTTGCGATTTCTGATGTTCCGGAGCTAGCTTTCGATCATGCAAAGATATTAGATATGGCAAAAGAAAGATTAAAAGGAAAGATCAAATATCAGCCGATAGGTTTTGAACTTCTTCCTGAGAAGTTTACCATGCCTGATCTTCATTGTTTATATGAAACAGTGCTACAAACTGAACTGGATAATCGCAATTTTAGGAAGAAGATTTTAGGATATAATTTATTAATCGATTTAAATGAACAACAACGAGGGGCACGTAACAGGGCTCCGAAACTATACAGCTTTGATAAAGAGAGATATGAGGAACTAACAAAGGCAGGATTTTATTTTGAAATTTGAGACAATTGAAACACAATAACATGGCTACAATAGATTTAAATAATTTGTTTGACAAAGGAATGGAATTGCATTCTATAGCTAATACAGCATACCCGTTAACTCCAACATCGTTAAAACAATACGCTTTAAAAAATGAGAATGAGATACAGAAATTACTTGAGAAAGAATTTCATGCTATGAATGAACTGTCTCTATATGTTCATATCCCTTTTTGTAAAACAAGATGCAAGTTTTGCGAGTATGTAGTCGTTTCGGGGAGTGAATTCGATTTGAAGGACGAATATACGGATGCAGTACTAAAAGAAATAGATTTATATAGCCGAATCATCAATAATGATAAATATATTGCAGGTTTTGATATAGGTGGTGGAACACCAACAGAGCTAGGTTTCAGACGAATTGAAAAAATAGTGAATAAGTTATCCAAGACATTCAGCTTAAGAAGTGAACAAGTCTGGTCAATTGAAACAACTCCGTTTAATGCGATAAGCAAATTCGATGAACTGAAAGATATTTATAATCTCGGATTTCACCGTATAAGCATGGGGATTCAGACTGTTAATCAAGAGTTACTAAAAAAAATGGACCGGGAGGGAAATGCTCATCTTTATCAGAAAGCAGTTGATGCTATCAGAAAAGCAGGATACACCCAGTTTAATATCGATTTGATGTATGGATTTAAGGAACAATCGATAGAAGATTTCAAGTCCACAGTTGAGTATACCGTTTCATTAGCTCCCGAGTATATCACATTGTACGAAATGCGATACAAGTTGACTCAAATAGCACATGATGCATTAGATGTTACCCGTGCAAAAGTAAACAGCCAATATTTGGTGGCTTATGAGATATTGATTCAAAATGGATATATGGCAAACTATGGAAAAAATACTTTCAGTCGGATTAAAAATAACCACGGAACAAGTGATTATCTGACAAGCAGAGTGACAAAGGCTACTCCATATATCGGTTTGGGGGCAGGTGCACAATCGTTCGGGGTGAATTATCTGGCATATAACCAAGGTGCCGCAACAAAAAGTATATCAAAATATATTAAACATGCAAACAATGGCAGCTTCCCTATTCAGGATATCTATGATTTGCCCGAACAGGAAATAATGGCAAAGACAATATCGGTTATGTTTTATTTTGGTTTTATTGATTTAGAAAATTTCAGGAAACGATTTGGGAAAGACTTTATGCAAATGTTTAAAGACGAAATAGAATATTTGAAAACTTGGAATCTGGCTGAAATAAAAGACGATATGTTTATTCTTACTCAAAATGGAGTAAGCCATATGAGTGGAGTCATTCCGATGTTTTATTCAGATAGAAGCAAACAGGAGTTGATGAATATAAATGCAGAAAAGCTGCTGAAATAAATATTGATTAAAAAGAATGTATATGAAGCATAATACATACAATCTACAATGGTTATTGAACAAAGTAGAGAAAAAAGAAAAAGTCAAATATCTTTTCTTTTGGGGACATGCACCTTCAAAGGATCGCTCTGCAACAAAATCGTGCTTCAGCCAGTGGTGGCAAAGCGCATTTGAAGTCGATGGAATAAGGTATACGACTGCCGAACACTGGATGATGGCTCGAAAAGCCGAATTCTTTGGAGACACAGAAATAGTAGAAAAAACTCTTGCAGCCAAATCTCCGGCTGAAGCTAAAAAGCTAGGTAGAAAAGTCAAAAACTTCGACCCGAAAATTTGGGATGAGAATTGTTTCGATATCGTTTGTAAGGGAAACTATTATAAATTTTCACAATATCCCGATTTAAAAGAATTTTTATTAAATACAAAAGATCGTGTATTGGTAGAAGCTAGTCCGGTCGATAATATCTGGGGAATTGGACTGGCACAGGATGATGAACAAGTTGAAAATCCGAGGTTGTGGAAAGGTGCAAATCTTTTAGGATTTGCTTTAATGGAAGTTAGAGATAGATTGCTAATAGCAAACAAATTGAATGAGATACGTGATAAACTGTAATCAAATAGGATGGATATAAAAGACCGTTTAAGAGGATGTTTAATTGCAGGAGCAATAGGAGATGCCATAGGATATAGATATGAGTGTATGAATGATGTTGCAGATGTAATTTTCGATTTTGATTGGATAATATCAGACGATACGCAATTATCTATTGCAACCTGCGAAGCTATCTATGATGAACTCGATATAAAACCTGAAAAAGTAGCTGAACGTTTTCTATATTGGTATCAAAAACGGAAACTGAATGGATTAGGTTCAAGTACATTAAAAGCATTGCGGGAATTACAGGTTGGAGGGCATTGGGCGTTAGTTGGTCGATCGGGTGAATATGCGGCTGGAAACGGAGCTGCCATGCGCATAGCGCCATTAGCATTCAAGAAATATGTTACAAGACTGAATATCCAAGATATTTGTACTATTACACATCGCAATGATGAAGCATATTGTGGAGCTTTAGCCATATATTACGCCATCCGAGCAGCAATAAGTGAAATCTGGACAGGTGACAAATTTTTAATTGGCTTCATTCTCGAAAAGATACCTGATACCCGAGTTAGAGATAGATTAATAGAATTTGACAAACTCAGTCATTTGTCTATCTCTGAACTTGGAGAAAGATATAGATCAACGGGGTATGTAGTAGACTCTGTTCCTATAGCAATATTTGCCGCTCAGAAGATTTGCGTGTCAGACTTTAAAACAATAATTACGGATTTAATTAAAATAGGTGGCGATACTGATACCGTTTGCTCTATGTTTGGGCAAATTGTAGGTTCATTAAAAGGAATAGATGTGATTCCGAATGATTTTATAAATAAATTCAATCAGTTAGAAATTAGTCAATTAATCACAAACTTGGTTGATAAATGGAAAGAATAATGAAAACAACATTATACAGACCAATAGGTCTGAAAGAATTACAATTGATTATCGATATGAATTTTAAAGGTTTCCCTCCTCGTTTAGAGTGGCAACCGATTTTTTATCCTGTACTTAATCAGGAGTATGCTGAACAAATCGCTCAAAAATGGAATACAGGAGATGAATTCTCTGGTTATTGTGGCATTGTCACAAAGTTTGAATTGGCAACCGATTATCTACAAAAATACGAGGTGCATAATGTCGGCGGCTTTATTCATAATGAACTTTGGGTTCAGTCCGAAAACTTAGCGGAGTTCAATTCGCAGATCATAAATCCTATTGAAGTTGTAAAAGTATTTACAGGCGAAAGGTTCAATGTAGATAATAAAGATCAAGCAAGTCTTTGTGTATTAAAATATTTGAAGAGATGAAAACAATAACATTAGTCAAAGGAGATATAACGACAATAAAAGCTGATGCCATTGTAAATGCAGCAAACTCGTCATTACTTGGTGGCGGAGGTGTAGATGGAGCTATTCATCGCAAAGGTGGTAGCCAGATATTAGAGGAATGTAAAGCTATTCGCAATCGCCAAGGAAAATGCAAGGCTGGAGATGCAGTATACACATCCGGAGGATTATTACTTGCTAAGTATGTGATCCATACCGTAGGCCCTATATGGAATGGGGAAATAGTAAAGAATCGGAATTACTGGCTTCCTGTTATAGGAAATCGTTAGAGATTGCAGATTCTCTTGGTATCAAATCGGTTGCTTTTCCAAATATCAGCACTGGAGTTTATCGTTTCCCGAAAGATATGGCTGCACAGATAGCTGTCAATACAGTAAGACAAATAATTAATAATGAACATATGAATATAGAGGAGGTTATTTTTGTTTGTTTTGATGATGATAGCTATAACCTGTATAATGATATTTTAAATGCATAATAACCATTACTGGTTATTATGCAAAATTATATTTTGCAGTATATATTCACACTAAGAAACAGGAGGACATTACAGCTTTTCAAGAGGACTTTGATTGATTTAATAACTTTTCGGTTACATCATACAATTACCTCACAGTAAGAGGGATTATTACGTTCTTGCTAGAATCTTAAATTATGATACATCCGAACTGTATTATAGTACATTTCCACACAATCAAATATAAATAAGTAGATTACAATGTAATACTGCATTTTCATAATGACTTTCGGATTAAATTATGACTGATTCATTTTTAGAAACTATAACTTATACCAACGTTAACACGTAAACCCGACCAATCAATTTTACTTTCAATTTCTGACATTTTAGATGAGAAATTTATTTCATAACCAGCAGAAACAAATAATCCAATGTGTGAAGTAAAATTATATTTTACTCCTAGCTGAGGTAAAAGACTAGCACTTGTATTATTATAGCTATTATCTTCTAGTTCCAGAATGTTGTTTTTCGGGGAAACCTCCTGATCTATTTTAATTTTTGAAAAAATAAGGCTTGGTGAAATTTCTCCGTAAAAAGACATACTTTTATTTTCTCCCATACTAATACTATAAAAATAATTTCGATAGAATATTCCTCCCCGATATCCGCTTAGTTTTATCTCTGAACTTATTTTTCCCGAATAATCGGCATAGGAAATCTTTCCTGCAGTATTTAAATAACTACCTGTTATTCCGAATTCATGTTTTTGCATTCTATAACCTAGATCAAAGGTATGCATGATATAACCCGGAAAATTATCAGTAGTTGAAATATCTAATCCCGGGACTTTAGCTAAAATAGTATTCCGTGTACCTGATAATAAATCTTTCATATCAGACATTTTATATGATCCGTAACCTACAGAATATTTTACTGTTATCTGAGATTGTGCTTGTAGAATAAAAAATAAACTTAATAAAACTAAAATTGCTTTTTTCATTATTTCAAGTATTTTGAGATATCCCAATAAGGATTATTTGTGACAAGAGTATTATTAAATATATATGTATTACCAACTAAGTCTTTGCTATAATAAGTGCTTAGTTTGATGTTGTAAGTTTTGATATCAGTTATTGACTTTCGAATATGTCCTTTTTTATTAGTTTTAAAATCTAAGTCATAATATAGTATATAACCTGTATATGGGTCTGTAGAGATATATGTTCCTTCTATTACCTCTGTCTTACTTAAAGTTTCTAGATTCAACTTATAAAAACTTTTTGACTCTTGAACAATCAATTCATTATCAGTAATCGGATCAAAATAACAGCCAGATACATTAGAAATATCCATATTTTTATACAATATCGCTCCTCCTTCTTTTATCTGATATATTTTTATATTGTCAAAAGTATTGTATATACACATATATTTACCATCATCGGAGACTGTAATCTTAGTTTTATACGGGGATGTTGGCGCAGTGATATTATACAGAAGTTCACCTTTGATATTATAAATCATACATTTTCTCGAATAGCTCATTCCACTTATAATAATCATATCATTGTCTGTAATGGCGAAAACATCGTCCAAGTTTGTATATATCGTGTTTTCATCTATTTCAAACTTGTTTAATTGATTCATATCTTTATCAAAAATATGAATCTGTCTGGTCAGAGATTGAAGAACTGCAACTTTTCCTGTTTGTGAAGAGCAAGATAGTTTGTCATTTTCGTGATAGTCTATATAGCTAATAGATAATGTCTTGAGTTGTTCTTTTGTGGTTACATCGTATTGTGCTATACTGTATCCCCTAAAAGCGTATAGTAACTTATTTCCGGTATCAGTTACGAAATATCTGTTGTAGTAGTCTCTTGGGAGAAATGTTGGATAATAATAGTAAAAGAAATTCTCGCCCCATGTCCAATAATTATTACCTTCATAATTTTCTGGTAAT encodes:
- a CDS encoding AAA family ATPase codes for the protein MIWQLTQNKEWNALEKQFSWVTDMRYVEQHRIHHSEGNVAVHTQMVIGQLLKSDEYQKLDKQSQEILWASALLHDIEKRSTSVDEGNGIISANGHARRGEYTTRSLLFREIPTPFYIREQIASLVRFHGLPLWLMEKPDPLKKIVEVACRLNTKDLKLLAEADARGRICDDPDALLYSLDMFELFCKEQDCWGVSKEFASPSARFHYFNTDNSYIDYVPFDNFKCEVTMLSGLPGMGKDHYIQTLGKETPVVSLDAIRRKYKISPTDKSGNGWVVQTAKEEARTYLRKGQDFVWNATNITQQMRSQLIDLFVSYGAKVKIVYVEKTYSVWLNQNKNRDYPLPESVLDKMLAKLEIPQLTEAHEVKYIVDK
- a CDS encoding NUDIX domain-containing protein — translated: MEQQGKYIYEYPRPAVTTDCVIFGFDKGELKVLLIERGIKPYSGKWALPGGFIDMDEDSETCAKRKLVQETGLENIYMEQLYTFSAVERDPRYRVISIAYYALVNLSDYNAQAGTDTTCVKWFAISDVPELAFDHAKILDMAKERLKGKIKYQPIGFELLPEKFTMPDLHCLYETVLQTELDNRNFRKKILGYNLLIDLNEQQRGARNRAPKLYSFDKERYEELTKAGFYFEI
- a CDS encoding 3'-5' exonuclease; amino-acid sequence: MKITDKILVIDLEATCWKSNESRGQTSEIIEIGICVLNTKDGSISQNKGIMVKPKHSTISPFCTELTTITQGLIDEQGISLSDACKILREEYDAYSYTWASYGRYDLKMMKSECLHKGVDYPLCQDHINVKELFTEAREINKKVGMKVHYKYWVYPSKELIIEVLMMPKT
- a CDS encoding coproporphyrinogen-III oxidase family protein, producing MATIDLNNLFDKGMELHSIANTAYPLTPTSLKQYALKNENEIQKLLEKEFHAMNELSLYVHIPFCKTRCKFCEYVVVSGSEFDLKDEYTDAVLKEIDLYSRIINNDKYIAGFDIGGGTPTELGFRRIEKIVNKLSKTFSLRSEQVWSIETTPFNAISKFDELKDIYNLGFHRISMGIQTVNQELLKKMDREGNAHLYQKAVDAIRKAGYTQFNIDLMYGFKEQSIEDFKSTVEYTVSLAPEYITLYEMRYKLTQIAHDALDVTRAKVNSQYLVAYEILIQNGYMANYGKNTFSRIKNNHGTSDYLTSRVTKATPYIGLGAGAQSFGVNYLAYNQGAATKSISKYIKHANNGSFPIQDIYDLPEQEIMAKTISVMFYFGFIDLENFRKRFGKDFMQMFKDEIEYLKTWNLAEIKDDMFILTQNGVSHMSGVIPMFYSDRSKQELMNINAEKLLK
- a CDS encoding ADP-ribosylation/crystallin J1, which encodes MKTTLYRPIGLKELQLIIDMNFKGFPPRLEWQPIFYPVLNQEYAEQIAQKWNTGDEFSGYCGIVTKFELATDYLQKYEVHNVGGFIHNELWVQSENLAEFNSQIINPIEVVKVFTGERFNVDNKDQASLCVLKYLKR
- a CDS encoding ADP-ribosylglycohydrolase family protein, with product MDIKDRLRGCLIAGAIGDAIGYRYECMNDVADVIFDFDWIISDDTQLSIATCEAIYDELDIKPEKVAERFLYWYQKRKLNGLGSSTLKALRELQVGGHWALVGRSGEYAAGNGAAMRIAPLAFKKYVTRLNIQDICTITHRNDEAYCGALAIYYAIRAAISEIWTGDKFLIGFILEKIPDTRVRDRLIEFDKLSHLSISELGERYRSTGYVVDSVPIAIFAAQKICVSDFKTIITDLIKIGGDTDTVCSMFGQIVGSLKGIDVIPNDFINKFNQLEISQLITNLVDKWKE
- the prfH gene encoding peptide chain release factor H, which produces MSNKIYLQITSGRGPAECCHVVALVLERIMAQAKKKGLNTEVLEREQGVINRTLFSATLSIEGKGCEDIAKEWEGTIQWIAQSPYRIYHKRKNWFIGVNTFTVPDIKDANEKEIEYQTLRASGPGGQHVNKTESAVRATHTPSGLNVTASDQRSQLQNKKLATERLLIKLAAWNIEQSMQAAQENWNNHNNLQRGNAVKVIKESLK
- a CDS encoding RNA ligase family protein, which codes for MLSQKYGRTYHYPFSPGTTSDDRINHTYWEDIRKIETLVHTEKLDGENNCLNQFGVFARSHAAPSTSPWTNQIRERWEFIKHDLGDIELFGENLYAIHSIEYKQIEDYYFIFAVRCVDKWLSWEEVKFYAAMFDFPTVPELKIETVKDLSENMLKQQILNWAEEPSVFDSINPFTHEVCTREGVVSRNIGEYPVDDFAHNVFKYVRKGHVKTDEHWTRNWKRAKLVWETSNKKEEEK
- a CDS encoding RNA 2'-phosphotransferase, whose product is MTEEHKKRIGKFLSLVLRHDPQKIGLELDQQGWANVHELIEKCKKHRYHFSMEELEEIVDTNNKRRYSFNEKKNKIRANQGHSIDIDLALSPVTPPEFLYHGTATRFLPSIMNEGIIKGSRQHVHLSSDKETAEKVGSRHGKVCILTIMTGKMHEDGILFYCSDNGVWLTDFVDVKYISK
- a CDS encoding NADAR family protein gives rise to the protein MKHNTYNLQWLLNKVEKKEKVKYLFFWGHAPSKDRSATKSCFSQWWQSAFEVDGIRYTTAEHWMMARKAEFFGDTEIVEKTLAAKSPAEAKKLGRKVKNFDPKIWDENCFDIVCKGNYYKFSQYPDLKEFLLNTKDRVLVEASPVDNIWGIGLAQDDEQVENPRLWKGANLLGFALMEVRDRLLIANKLNEIRDKL
- a CDS encoding outer membrane beta-barrel protein, which translates into the protein MKKAILVLLSLFFILQAQSQITVKYSVGYGSYKMSDMKDLLSGTRNTILAKVPGLDISTTDNFPGYIMHTFDLGYRMQKHEFGITGSYLNTAGKISYADYSGKISSEIKLSGYRGGIFYRNYFYSISMGENKSMSFYGEISPSLIFSKIKIDQEVSPKNNILELEDNSYNNTSASLLPQLGVKYNFTSHIGLFVSAGYEINFSSKMSEIESKIDWSGLRVNVGISYSF